Proteins from a genomic interval of Oncorhynchus clarkii lewisi isolate Uvic-CL-2024 chromosome 13, UVic_Ocla_1.0, whole genome shotgun sequence:
- the LOC139424398 gene encoding parvalbumin alpha, with the protein MAALKDFLKADDIQKALDAVKAEGSFDHKKFFALVGLKAMTPDNVKKVFQAIDADQSGFIEEEELKFVLKSFAEDGRDLTDAETKAFLNAADKDGDGKIGIDEFEVLVHEV; encoded by the exons ATGGCCGCTTTGAAAGATTTTTTGAAAGCTGATGATATTCAGAAGGCCCTTGATGCAGTCAAAG cGGAGGGTTCCTTCGACCATAAGAAGTTCTTTGCTCTGGTGGGCCTGAAGGCCATGACTCCTGACAATGTCAAGAAGGTGTTCCAGGCTATTGATGCTGACCAGAGTGGATTCATTGAGGAGGAGGAGCTCAa GTTTGTGCTGAAGAGTTTCGCTGAGGACGGCAGAGACCTGACCGACGCCGAGACCAAAGCCTTCCTTAACGCCGCCGACAAGGACGGAGACGGAAAGATCGGCATCGACG AGTTTGAAGTCTTGGTCCATGAGGTGTAA